The Dokdonia donghaensis DSW-1 DNA window CCATTGCGATACTAAAGAATGTAAAGAACATCCCTATATAACGTATAAATTGCTTAAAACCGCCACCGTAAATACTCTTAAACATAAACCAGTAACATATAAAGAATATCACACTACTTATGACAAAGAAAGACATCACGTAAAAGTAAGGCTTAAGGTGAGCATACTCGTTCTTTATATATAACATAGGGATGCTAAGTATCGCTACGATGAGCACGTTTAAAAACATTGTGCTGTTAAGTAAGTGCAGTATGCCGTGCATCTTAGTTTTTGTAGAAAGGCTCTTGCTTGTGACCACTTTTTTAGACATCTTCTGGAAGTTCTCTGCACCACCTTTATTCCATCTAAACTGTTGTGAGCGTGCTGCACTTATAACCACAGGTAATTCTGCAGGAGTTTTTACATCCTCTAGGTACTTAAATTTCCAGTTTTTAAGTTGTGCTCTATAACTTAGGTCTAGGTCTTCTGTAAGTGTATCTCCTTCCCAGTTGCCAGCATCTTCTATACACTGCTTGCGCCATAGCCCTGCGGTACCGTTAAAGTTTATAAAGTGACCTTTACTGTTGCGACCTACTTGCTCTAATGTAAAGTGAGCATCTAGAGCAAAAGCTTGTACTCTAGTAAGTAGTGAGTACTCTCTATTAATATGCCCCCAGCGAGTCTGTACTACACCTATGTTTCGATCTTTAAAGTAAGGCACTGTGCGTTGCAGCCAGTTGGGCTCGGGAAGAAAATCTGCATCAAAAATGGCTATATATTCTCCCTTTGCAACCTTAAGTCCTTCCTTAAGAGCACCAGCCTTAAAGCCAGAACGGTCTTCACGAGTAACGTGCTTTATATCTAAACCTTGATTTTTAAGTCTCTCAATATGATTTTTTGTGCTCTCAAAAGACTCATCTGTACTGTCGTCTAGTACTTGTATCTCCAGCTTCTCCTTTGGGTAGTCTAGCAACGCAATATTGTCTAGTAATCGCTCCATCACATAGAGCTCATTATATACAGGTAGCTGTATAGT harbors:
- a CDS encoding cellulose synthase family protein, which gives rise to MILEISIIVIYTISLVIIFAYSLSQLNLLFNYLRAQRIKDDAPKFNFKDPTQIPLVTIQLPVYNELYVMERLLDNIALLDYPKEKLEIQVLDDSTDESFESTKNHIERLKNQGLDIKHVTREDRSGFKAGALKEGLKVAKGEYIAIFDADFLPEPNWLQRTVPYFKDRNIGVVQTRWGHINREYSLLTRVQAFALDAHFTLEQVGRNSKGHFINFNGTAGLWRKQCIEDAGNWEGDTLTEDLDLSYRAQLKNWKFKYLEDVKTPAELPVVISAARSQQFRWNKGGAENFQKMSKKVVTSKSLSTKTKMHGILHLLNSTMFLNVLIVAILSIPMLYIKNEYAHLKPYFYVMSFFVISSVIFFICYWFMFKSIYGGGFKQFIRYIGMFFTFFSIAMGFSLHNSIAVIEGHLGKRSDFIRTPKFNISELKESWKGNKYIKKNISINVIFEGLLMLYFAFGMYSAFVVGDQGGDFGLFPFHLMLFIGFGFVFFKSLTSKA